A stretch of the Armatimonadota bacterium genome encodes the following:
- a CDS encoding AraC family transcriptional regulator, with protein MNLQLPLTVFDGHKALHCPPGWTWHSLENHWTGLHLWLVVQGHGHMCIEGTDYPAHAGCCFVLRMHEVNFGSQDDRDPLVVHAVNFAFLDASAAPLAVSLEDLPYCRTVPNAALLSQLIDLAIDARGHGDAAQAAHWVQSALLLVAHADQHPVAPDTDATRARIQQLCRTIIEEPGAPYTIAAFAQGLCWSPDHFIRVFRQHIGMTPGAFIIHARLEEAKKLLRFANYEIKHIAGLLGYTTPFFFSRQFTQHVGISPSTYREQLRRGSESLHD; from the coding sequence ATGAACTTGCAGCTACCGCTCACCGTGTTCGACGGCCATAAGGCGCTCCATTGCCCACCGGGCTGGACCTGGCATAGTCTCGAAAACCATTGGACCGGTCTGCACCTGTGGTTGGTAGTGCAGGGGCACGGTCACATGTGCATAGAGGGGACGGACTATCCGGCGCACGCCGGTTGCTGTTTTGTGCTGCGCATGCACGAGGTGAATTTCGGGTCACAAGACGACCGCGACCCGCTGGTCGTGCATGCCGTCAACTTTGCCTTCCTCGATGCCTCCGCCGCCCCGCTCGCGGTCTCGCTGGAAGACCTACCCTATTGCCGCACCGTGCCCAATGCCGCGCTGTTGAGCCAGCTCATCGATCTTGCCATCGACGCGCGTGGGCACGGCGACGCCGCGCAAGCTGCGCACTGGGTGCAATCAGCGTTGTTGTTAGTCGCCCATGCCGACCAGCATCCGGTGGCCCCTGACACGGATGCCACTCGCGCTCGCATCCAGCAACTCTGCCGCACCATTATCGAGGAACCAGGGGCCCCCTACACCATTGCCGCGTTCGCCCAAGGACTCTGCTGGTCACCCGATCATTTCATCAGAGTGTTTCGCCAGCACATCGGCATGACGCCCGGCGCATTTATCATTCATGCGCGCCTTGAAGAAGCGAAGAAACTCCTCCGTTTCGCCAATTATGAGATCAAACACATTGCCGGTCTGCTCGGGTATACCACCCCGTTCTTCTTCAGCCGGCAATTCACCCAGCACGTGGGCATCTCACCGAGCACCTATCGCGAGCAGTTGCGCCGCGGGTCTGAATCATTGCATGATTAG